The Phormidium sp. PBR-2020 DNA segment TTTCAACTCTTTGTAGAAGCCACCCAGCCGAAATATCGGATTGGCTGGAAAACCGGCGCTGATAACCTCTTATTGGTTTCCATCGGCACAGGCTTTACCTCTAATACCATTGCCTTTGAACGAGCCAAACACCATACCCTTCTCAACTGGGCCCCCTACGCCATTGGGACCTTGATGGAAGATGCCAATGTCCAGCAAAACTTTATTATGGGCTTAATTGGTCAAACTCCCCCAGACTTACAAAGACTCATGGATAATGAGCTAGAAAACCTATCCATCCCTAGCTGTTCAGGATTACAAGATACATCAGCCGGCACCTTTCCTAGCCTATTTACCTATCACCGTTATACAAGCGTGTTCAGTAAAGCTCGCTTTGCAGAACTTCAACTCCACAGCATCACCCCCCATCAAGTCGCCGCGATGGATGCTGTTGATCAAATCCAAACCTTACGGGACATTGGTCAGGCGATCGCCAAGGAGCAAGTCCGCCCCGAATACTTTGATAACTTCCTCCACCCCGATCGTGAGTAGGCATAGATTTCTATTCCCTTGTCTTCCCTCTTTCCCCTCTTGCCTCTTGCCTTTTGCCTTTTGCCTTCTTTCCCAATGATTCCATGTTTTTTACTGTTATCATTCCCACCTACAATCGCCTACCCATCTTAAAAAAGTGCCTGCAAGGATTAGCACAGCAACAGCTCAATCCCCCCATTCAAGGCTATGAAGTCATTGTGGTTGATGACGGGTCTAATGATGGCACGTGGGACTGGTTAAATTCCTATAAACCCAAGATGCCTCAGTTGCATTGTTTCCGACAAACAAATGCCGGCCCTGCCGCCGCGCGTAACCGAGGACTCGACCAAGCCCAAGGGGATATTATTGTCTTTATCGACAGTGATTTAGTGGTGACCGATGGCTTTTTACAAGCTCATGCCCAGGGATTACAACAGGCAATACAACAACTCGGCCATCAACGTCTTTTCACCTATGGAGCCGTCATTAACACCTGTAATTTTGACAATCCCACCGCCGAACCTTACAAACTCACAGACTTTTCTGCCGCCTATTTTGCCACCGGCAATGTAGCTATTCCTAAAGTTTTATTAGATAAAGTCGGCAACTTTGACACCCGATTTAAACACTATGGTTGGGAAGACTTAGAATTGGGCGTTCGACTCAAAAAAATCGGAGTTAAACTCATTAAATGTCCCGAAGCCGCTGGCTATCATTGGAACCCGGCGTTTTCCTTAGAACGATTACCCGCCTTAATCGAGCGAGAACAGCAACGGGCCAAAACTGGGGTGTTGTTCTACCAAAAACATCCCACCTGGGACGTGCGGCTGATGATTCAGATGACCATCTTCCATCGGGCCCTGTGGGGACTCTTATCCTTGCGAGGTTACTTAAACGAACATCGCCTCTCGGGACTGTTGCAATGGCTGATTCAGCGAGGTCAGTCTCAACTGGCCCTAGAAATTGCTCGGATTTTCCTAAATTGGTATCATGTTCAGGCTGTACGGGATGCCTACCGGCAGCTACAACAGCAAACCTCCTAGTTACCCTAACCCCTCACCCTAAATCCCTATGACCTCTTCGGTGCGATCGCAGCAACATCCCCTGATTCAACAACTCGCCGATGCCATCGAGTCCACATGGCAAACCCATCTCGACCTTGAACCCTATCAACTTCCCGAGGATTTAGGCTACGTGGAAGGGCGACTGGAGGGGGAAAAACTGGTCATTGAGAATAGCTGTTACCAGTCTCGGGAGTTTCGCAAGATGCACCTAGAACTGGCCAAAGTGGGCAAGAACCTGGACATTCTCCATTGTGTCATGTTTCCCCGCCCCACCTATGCCCTGCCCATGTTTGGCACCGATTTAGTGGGGGGACGGGGACAAATCAGTGCGGCGATCGTCGATTTATCCCCCACAACCGCAGATCTAACCCTCACCTCAGACTACCGTCACGACTTAGACGCTTTACCTCAGGTCAACTTTTCTCAAGTGCGTGATTTACCCGAATGGGGCGACATTTTTTCTGACTTTTGCCTCTTCATTCGTCCTTCTGATGAGGGGGAAGAACAGCAATTTCTACAACGAGTGACCGACTATCTGAAAGTTCACTGTCAACGGGCCACCGCCAGTCAACCGGTCAGTGGAGAAGCCCTTGCACAGGTGCGAGCAGGACAGTTGTATTACTGTAACAAACAACGGCAGAATGATAAGACTCGGCGTGTACTAGAGAAAGCCTTTGGGGAGGCTTGGGCCGAACGCTATATGACCTCAGTTCTCTTTGACTTGCCCCCAGAAGCCGCCGCCTAGGGTTTAGCTTAGCTAGAGAGGGTTGCACAAAAAAATCAAAGTTTTCCGGATGAGTCCCCAGGAGGTTGGGAAGAAGAAGTAGCACAATCACTCAAGAGGCTACTTTTGATGAGCATCTATAAAACTCTTTTCCTCTCTAGCCTGCTATTAATGGGCTTCGCTGTCAACGTCCAAGCCGAACGCGTATCCTCCAATTCCAACTACGAGACCCTGAGTCAAGTTTTCTCGACCGATAGCAGTAATGCGGATACCGTTCCCCACCGTGGTAGCGGTCGTTAAAACGCAATTCGTATCATAGGCTAGGTCGTTAACCGGTATCCGTATTAAAGCATCGTTGCTTTAATGCGGATGTTTTTTTGGTAGAGACTCCTGAAGATACGACTCTATCCCAGGTGCATCGGCTAGAGAGAGTCCAGTCTCTTGAGCAATCCGGACGGCTAACCGCTGAAAGTCATCATAGACCTTGCGAACCGCCGTGATATGTGCGCCAATTGCACCATCGGCCGGTTTGAGATCAAAAATGGGTTTGCGGGCTTCCTGAGCCATCGGCATTAAACTTTGATAATGTTTCAGGAGGGCTAACCGATGAGGATCAGATTGGGGTTCCTCCGTATAAGGTTCATCTTGGTAGAGGACTTGTTGATGGTAAACATCCGGGATGCGCAGAATCCAACGCTGAAAGGCTTGAACCGGCCGATCAAAGCGAATCCCATGTTGCAAAATAATGTAGCCGATGGGTTTCATGTTTCCTGGGGGGAGTCGTAAATCCTCGGCTGGATTCTTAGTCAGACGTTCTTGCCATTCTGTCCGCCAACGTTTAACCGTCGGTCCTAAGTTTTTCAGTCCCTGAAGCGAGAATAGATCTGGAGATAAGGGAACAACCAGGTAATCCGCCGCAATTAACGCGGCACGGTTAATGGCACCGAGGTTCGGCCCTAAATCGACGAGAACGACATCAGCTTGGTGAGTCTCACTGGCTTGCATTAAAATGCGCCAGAAGGCGGAAATGACGCGAAAAGCTCGTTCTTTGCGGTCTAAGCAACCAGACCATTGGTTAGATAATTCATCCTCCAATCCTGACAGTTGTAAATCTCCCACCAGTAGGGCTAAATCATCCTCAATGATTTCAAGTTCTGGGGGACTAATGTCACCGATACCTCGGAGTAGGGGTTGGCTGGCCCTAAAGATGGTATTACAAGAGTTGGCTGGAGAGAGATCCCAAATTTCTTCAAGTCGGTCTTCGTTTAGAAAAGCTGAGGTTAGATTCGCTTGAGGATCGAGATCAGCCGCCAGGACTCGCAACCCTAAATGAGAATACATCCAGGCAAGATGATAGACTAGATACGTTTTTCCAACTCTCCCTTTGTTGTTGAAAAATGCCAGAATGGGTGCGTTCATAGGGACTTACGAAGGGTTACAAGAATTGCCGAGTCTTGGATATTAAAGTCAGCCGGAGGATTGCCATTTTTCTTGAGTTCTTGTTGGGTAAGGGGAATCCCAAGACCAAAGCGTTGGACATAGCCTAGGTTTTTCATGGCTTCGGCAAGATGGGGATTGCGATAGTCAGTCACTTGACCGAAGTTTTGGCGGTTGACTTGTCCAAATAGCCCCCCAGGACTGTGAATTTCAATGCGATCGCGAAACCAGTAAACCCGAGTTGGCGCATGAGTGGCCTCATAGGAACGGTGCATGACAGCATTACGGATGACTTGTTGCAGCGCCACAATGGGATAGTCTGGTTTTTGGACTTCTAGGGGGTGTTGCGTGATATTTGATGCCGTGGAGATATTGATGCGTAATACTTCGTCTATTTGTCTTAAGAGAGAAGCCAAAGACCCCGTTATTTCTTGACTATCTTGAATGGGGTCGAGCATTTCTGTTCCATCAAACCGCAGAAATTGAATGTAAAATCCTGGGATAAATTGTCTGGGTTCTTTGCCAATAACCAACAGTCCCAAGCTAGTGGGAGATGGATGGGTCTCTGGGGTGGCAAAGCGTAGGGAAATTAACTGTTGGGTCAGCGATCGCTGGTTGGCATCCAGGATATCTCGGGCGAGAGCCACGGGTAAATACTCCCGTTCAAATTGGTTCAGGTCTAAATCGTCTAAGCTGGCTGAGGGAAAAGGACGTAAATCAAAGGGTAAGTCTCTAGCGCGCCGTTTTTCATTGAGGCGGCGTTCTTCTTCTGGGGTGGCGATCGCCCGTCGTGGCCCGACACGAATATAGGTTCGTCCCTCAAAGCGGACTGGGGGAGCATCAGACGGCTCAACAATGATGACAGCCAGGTGACAACCGCCAATCGATGTTTGGCGAACTGTTAAGACAGGAAAGGGCAGAATTTTACCTTCTGAACGGATACTAGCTAAGCTGACGAGGAGGGAATCGGTGATGCTTAGATTCGCGCAAGTTCCATCATCATGAACACCAATAAACAGAACACCTGGTTTTCGGTGATTCGCCAGATCATTGGCAAAGGCACAAATCGCCTGTCTAATTTTTTTGCCATCAGCATTCGAGGCTTTCCGTTCAACCCGATCCGACTCCATCGCCCCGAACAGTTCCGTTAACTCCGAGTCTTGCATTAATTCAGTGATCTCTTCCTACCTGATGCTACTGCCACCATAGTAGCCCATGTAGAGCTGCCTCAGCACGAGAGGATTCA contains these protein-coding regions:
- a CDS encoding glycosyltransferase family 2 protein; the encoded protein is MFFTVIIPTYNRLPILKKCLQGLAQQQLNPPIQGYEVIVVDDGSNDGTWDWLNSYKPKMPQLHCFRQTNAGPAAARNRGLDQAQGDIIVFIDSDLVVTDGFLQAHAQGLQQAIQQLGHQRLFTYGAVINTCNFDNPTAEPYKLTDFSAAYFATGNVAIPKVLLDKVGNFDTRFKHYGWEDLELGVRLKKIGVKLIKCPEAAGYHWNPAFSLERLPALIEREQQRAKTGVLFYQKHPTWDVRLMIQMTIFHRALWGLLSLRGYLNEHRLSGLLQWLIQRGQSQLALEIARIFLNWYHVQAVRDAYRQLQQQTS
- a CDS encoding phycocyanobilin:ferredoxin oxidoreductase encodes the protein MTSSVRSQQHPLIQQLADAIESTWQTHLDLEPYQLPEDLGYVEGRLEGEKLVIENSCYQSREFRKMHLELAKVGKNLDILHCVMFPRPTYALPMFGTDLVGGRGQISAAIVDLSPTTADLTLTSDYRHDLDALPQVNFSQVRDLPEWGDIFSDFCLFIRPSDEGEEQQFLQRVTDYLKVHCQRATASQPVSGEALAQVRAGQLYYCNKQRQNDKTRRVLEKAFGEAWAERYMTSVLFDLPPEAAA
- a CDS encoding ParA family protein encodes the protein MNAPILAFFNNKGRVGKTYLVYHLAWMYSHLGLRVLAADLDPQANLTSAFLNEDRLEEIWDLSPANSCNTIFRASQPLLRGIGDISPPELEIIEDDLALLVGDLQLSGLEDELSNQWSGCLDRKERAFRVISAFWRILMQASETHQADVVLVDLGPNLGAINRAALIAADYLVVPLSPDLFSLQGLKNLGPTVKRWRTEWQERLTKNPAEDLRLPPGNMKPIGYIILQHGIRFDRPVQAFQRWILRIPDVYHQQVLYQDEPYTEEPQSDPHRLALLKHYQSLMPMAQEARKPIFDLKPADGAIGAHITAVRKVYDDFQRLAVRIAQETGLSLADAPGIESYLQESLPKKHPH
- a CDS encoding putative DNA binding domain-containing protein, with amino-acid sequence MQDSELTELFGAMESDRVERKASNADGKKIRQAICAFANDLANHRKPGVLFIGVHDDGTCANLSITDSLLVSLASIRSEGKILPFPVLTVRQTSIGGCHLAVIIVEPSDAPPVRFEGRTYIRVGPRRAIATPEEERRLNEKRRARDLPFDLRPFPSASLDDLDLNQFEREYLPVALARDILDANQRSLTQQLISLRFATPETHPSPTSLGLLVIGKEPRQFIPGFYIQFLRFDGTEMLDPIQDSQEITGSLASLLRQIDEVLRINISTASNITQHPLEVQKPDYPIVALQQVIRNAVMHRSYEATHAPTRVYWFRDRIEIHSPGGLFGQVNRQNFGQVTDYRNPHLAEAMKNLGYVQRFGLGIPLTQQELKKNGNPPADFNIQDSAILVTLRKSL